In Gammaproteobacteria bacterium, one DNA window encodes the following:
- a CDS encoding CDP-alcohol phosphatidyltransferase family protein, with the protein MLLKAHHIPNLITGLRILLVAPFLWSLLQEQYGVALLLFIIAGVSDALDGFLAKYFGWTSELGGLLDPIADKLLLMGAILSLGWLNELPYWLVALVILRDLIIIGGAISYHFLIERFTATPLMISKFNTLLQLILVCAAIVHYGMALLPSWLLIALIYLTALTTIWSGAAYVWRWSARARNREQ; encoded by the coding sequence TTGCTTCTTAAAGCCCATCATATTCCCAATCTTATTACCGGTCTGCGCATCCTGTTGGTGGCCCCATTCCTGTGGTCGCTGCTGCAAGAACAGTATGGTGTGGCCTTGTTGCTATTTATCATCGCCGGCGTCTCCGATGCCCTGGATGGCTTTCTGGCCAAATATTTTGGCTGGACCAGCGAGTTGGGCGGCCTGCTTGATCCCATCGCCGACAAGCTTTTGTTGATGGGAGCGATCCTGTCCCTGGGTTGGTTGAATGAACTCCCCTACTGGCTCGTGGCGCTGGTCATCTTGCGCGATCTCATCATCATCGGCGGCGCGATCAGTTACCATTTTCTGATCGAGCGCTTTACGGCTACTCCCTTGATGATCAGCAAGTTTAATACCTTGCTGCAATTAATCCTGGTCTGCGCGGCGATTGTTCATTATGGCATGGCCCTCTTACCGTCATGGTTGCTGATCGCGTTGATTTATCTGACGGCGCTGACCACGATTTGGAGCGGGGCAGCTTATGTCTGGCGATGGAGCGCACGCGCCCGCAACCGGGAGCAATAA
- a CDS encoding 4Fe-4S binding protein: MNQRWLKTIRVVVSLAFLALTTLLFIDFDRFGETPAATIAIYPQFVPSLLNFTETVSWAATGFLLVLGITLLFGRVYCSMICPLGALQDLFIRIADKLRKPRRVKFRYQKPRPALHYGILALTIALFLSGNVLALSLLDPFSNFGRIASDLLRPLYVAAHNGFGQLLESFGVYGPFPLHWKAPALATLIFPILFLIGLAWLSAFKGRLFCNTLCPVGALLGLISRFAVFKIQIPKTACTLCAHCSIHCKAGCIHLKTQEVDFSRCVACFNCIPVCDAHGIGYARTRALGTTREETPNLARRALLRGATVTIAGLTGLSGSSNGEAKPHNRVPSTVVNARTCPIAPPGAGDIARFNDLCTACHLCVSVCPYGVLQPALLDYGLSGLLQPHLDFTTGYCSYECNRCGDICPTGAIQPLTLPNKKTVQLGIAHFIRDNCIVYTDHTACGACDEYCPTNAIEMVPYRNGLTIPEVRESVCIGCGACENACPVRPYRAIYVEGHPVHQQAELLQAKPLEHQIKSGFPF; the protein is encoded by the coding sequence ATGAATCAAAGATGGCTCAAGACAATCCGGGTTGTGGTTTCACTAGCGTTTCTGGCGTTGACCACGTTGTTGTTCATCGATTTTGATCGGTTCGGCGAAACACCCGCCGCTACGATAGCGATCTATCCGCAATTCGTCCCCTCGCTTCTGAACTTCACAGAAACTGTCAGCTGGGCGGCGACCGGGTTTCTACTGGTGCTCGGGATCACTCTGCTCTTTGGCCGGGTTTATTGCTCAATGATCTGTCCACTCGGCGCGCTGCAAGACCTTTTCATTCGCATCGCCGACAAACTGCGCAAGCCGCGCCGGGTCAAATTCCGTTACCAGAAACCCCGCCCTGCCCTGCACTACGGTATTTTGGCGCTGACTATTGCCCTGTTCCTGAGCGGCAATGTTCTGGCCTTGAGCTTGCTGGACCCGTTCAGCAATTTCGGGCGAATCGCCAGTGATCTACTGCGCCCGCTTTATGTAGCCGCGCACAATGGTTTTGGGCAATTGCTGGAAAGTTTCGGCGTCTATGGACCCTTTCCCCTGCATTGGAAAGCGCCCGCGCTGGCGACGCTGATTTTTCCAATACTGTTTCTCATCGGACTGGCCTGGCTGAGCGCTTTCAAGGGTCGACTATTTTGTAATACGCTCTGTCCGGTAGGCGCGCTGTTGGGACTGATCTCGCGGTTCGCCGTCTTCAAAATCCAGATACCCAAAACCGCCTGCACCCTCTGCGCCCACTGTTCCATTCACTGCAAGGCGGGTTGCATCCATTTGAAGACCCAGGAAGTGGATTTCAGTCGCTGCGTGGCTTGCTTCAACTGCATCCCGGTTTGTGACGCGCATGGCATCGGCTATGCGCGGACGCGAGCGCTGGGAACAACCCGTGAAGAAACGCCAAATCTGGCGCGACGCGCGTTGCTGCGCGGGGCCACAGTGACGATAGCCGGTCTAACCGGTCTGTCAGGATCAAGCAACGGGGAGGCCAAGCCGCATAACCGGGTTCCCAGCACGGTGGTTAATGCGCGAACCTGCCCGATAGCGCCGCCCGGCGCTGGTGATATTGCCCGGTTCAACGATTTATGCACCGCCTGCCATTTGTGCGTCAGCGTCTGTCCCTACGGCGTATTGCAACCGGCCCTGCTGGACTATGGCCTGTCCGGTTTACTGCAACCGCATTTGGACTTCACCACCGGTTATTGCAGCTATGAGTGCAACCGGTGTGGCGACATCTGTCCGACCGGCGCCATCCAGCCGTTAACGCTACCCAACAAGAAAACCGTACAACTCGGCATTGCCCACTTTATCCGTGATAACTGCATTGTCTACACCGACCACACTGCATGCGGCGCTTGCGATGAGTATTGCCCCACGAACGCCATTGAGATGGTTCCTTACCGCAATGGCCTGACCATTCCCGAGGTGCGCGAATCCGTTTGCATTGGTTGCGGGGCCTGTGAAAACGCCTGTCCGGTGCGTCCATACCGGGCGATCTACGTGGAAGGGCATCCCGTCCATCAGCAGGCGGAGCTGCTGCAAGCCAAGCCGCTGGAACATCAGATAAAAAGCGGATTTCCGTTTTAA
- the recJ gene encoding single-stranded-DNA-specific exonuclease RecJ, with amino-acid sequence MHKSIVRRICEPCNDLPVPPLLQRIYAAREVRFPHELQRELRLLTPPAGLLNMTQAVDLLYTALRERWRILIIADFDADGATSCALAVRALRVMGAAWVGYRVPNRFEHGYGLTPEIVAIAAKEQPDLLVTVDNGISSHEGVKAAHALGMKVLITDHHSPGPELPLAEVIVNPNQPGDQFPSKNIAGVGVIFYVMMALRARLREAGWFAERHLAEPNLAQFLDLVAFGTVADVVRLDHHNRILVEQGLRRIRQGYCVPGITALCEVTNRPRLRLNAGDIGFYLGPRLNAAGRLEDMSQGIECLLSDDLDAARAIACRLHEINRQRGVLTAEMETQALARIDRLAPQAEQLPFGLCLFDPEWHQGVVGIIAGRLKERLNRPVIVFATDRDGKIKGSGRSVAGMHLRDALAAVATRNPGLISHFGGHAMAAGLTLALERFDVFNQAFDAETRQWLSDDDLHGRLLSDGELAPDEFNLEIAELLREGGPWGQGFPEPLFDGVFEVLSHQVMKEKHLKLFLRLPGDSFRLEAVAFNQVAAFSPGTERVRVAYQLDVNEWQGQRRLQLRIAHLEAA; translated from the coding sequence ATGCATAAATCCATTGTCCGTCGTATTTGTGAACCGTGCAACGATCTGCCGGTTCCTCCCTTGCTACAGCGCATTTACGCTGCCCGCGAGGTGCGTTTCCCCCACGAACTGCAACGGGAATTGCGATTGCTGACGCCGCCCGCCGGGCTGTTGAACATGACGCAGGCGGTCGACTTGCTGTACACGGCCTTGCGCGAGCGCTGGCGTATTCTGATTATTGCCGATTTCGACGCGGATGGCGCGACCAGTTGCGCTTTGGCAGTGCGCGCTTTGCGGGTGATGGGCGCTGCCTGGGTCGGTTATCGCGTTCCGAACCGCTTTGAACATGGCTATGGCCTGACGCCGGAGATTGTCGCAATCGCCGCCAAGGAACAGCCTGATTTGCTGGTCACGGTCGACAACGGAATTTCCAGCCACGAGGGCGTCAAGGCCGCGCACGCGCTCGGCATGAAGGTGCTGATTACTGATCATCACTCGCCGGGTCCAGAGTTGCCACTCGCCGAGGTGATTGTTAATCCGAATCAACCAGGCGATCAATTCCCCAGCAAAAATATCGCCGGCGTGGGCGTTATTTTCTATGTGATGATGGCGTTGCGGGCGCGATTGCGCGAGGCCGGCTGGTTCGCTGAACGCCATTTAGCCGAACCGAATCTCGCCCAGTTTCTCGATCTGGTCGCGTTTGGCACCGTGGCGGACGTGGTGCGGCTGGATCACCACAACCGGATTCTGGTGGAGCAGGGGCTGCGCCGCATTCGCCAAGGGTATTGCGTTCCCGGCATCACAGCCTTGTGTGAGGTCACGAATCGCCCAAGGCTCCGACTGAACGCGGGCGACATCGGTTTCTATCTCGGTCCCCGGTTGAATGCCGCCGGTCGCCTGGAGGACATGAGTCAGGGCATCGAATGCTTGTTGAGTGACGATCTGGATGCCGCCCGCGCTATTGCTTGCCGGTTGCACGAAATCAACCGGCAACGGGGTGTATTAACCGCTGAAATGGAAACCCAGGCGTTGGCGCGGATTGACCGGCTTGCGCCGCAAGCGGAGCAATTACCTTTCGGTTTGTGCTTGTTCGATCCCGAATGGCATCAAGGCGTGGTTGGGATCATCGCCGGTCGCCTGAAAGAACGGCTGAATCGTCCAGTCATCGTATTTGCGACGGATCGGGACGGTAAAATCAAAGGTTCGGGGCGTTCAGTGGCAGGCATGCATCTGCGCGATGCGCTGGCGGCAGTCGCGACGCGAAATCCGGGACTAATCAGTCATTTCGGCGGTCACGCCATGGCGGCGGGATTGACGCTGGCGCTGGAGCGCTTCGACGTGTTCAACCAGGCGTTTGACGCAGAGACCCGTCAGTGGCTCAGCGACGATGATCTGCATGGCCGGTTGCTCAGCGATGGCGAGTTAGCGCCAGACGAATTTAATCTGGAAATCGCTGAACTCTTGCGCGAGGGCGGTCCCTGGGGTCAGGGTTTTCCCGAACCTCTGTTCGACGGAGTGTTCGAGGTGCTGTCTCATCAGGTGATGAAGGAGAAACACTTAAAACTGTTTTTGCGCCTGCCAGGCGACAGCTTCAGACTGGAAGCTGTCGCCTTTAACCAGGTAGCCGCTTTTTCCCCCGGAACGGAGCGGGTGCGCGTCGCCTACCAACTGGATGTCAATGAGTGGCAAGGGCAACGCCGGTTACAGCTGCGGATTGCGCATCTGGAAGCCGCTTAA
- a CDS encoding AI-2E family transporter — MQRESQTRFWLMMGVIAIGLLYLLSPVLTPFLFATLLAYLGDPLIDRLEARKIPRSWAVALVFGVILFGLLLLLLFLIPMLTHQFKGLIQRLPGHIDWFQTHVLPWLQTHLGVEPESLSLRSLQTKLVALAQNIGDVAGSVLESFQASSTALFTWLADLILVPVVTFYLLRDWDLLVAKVRELLPRRIEPVVSHLARESDEVIGAFLRGQVIVMAALGVIYSVGLAVIGLDFSLLIGMLAGLVSFVPYLGLITGIVVASIAALMQFHSVLSLIPVMIVFGLGQLISDFFLTPKLVGDRIGLHPVAVLFAVLAGGHLFGFFGILLALPVAAVIAVLLHHAHDEYLKSVFYTD; from the coding sequence ATGCAACGAGAATCGCAAACCCGCTTCTGGCTGATGATGGGCGTCATCGCCATTGGCCTGCTGTATCTGCTGTCACCGGTGTTGACGCCGTTTCTGTTCGCCACCCTGCTCGCCTATCTGGGCGATCCCCTGATTGACCGACTCGAAGCGCGCAAAATTCCCCGATCCTGGGCAGTGGCGCTGGTCTTTGGTGTGATCCTGTTTGGTTTGTTGTTATTGTTATTGTTTCTGATCCCCATGTTGACCCATCAATTCAAAGGACTGATTCAACGATTGCCTGGTCATATCGACTGGTTTCAAACGCACGTTTTGCCTTGGTTGCAGACCCATTTGGGCGTGGAGCCGGAATCGCTCAGCTTGCGTAGCCTGCAAACCAAACTGGTTGCTCTCGCCCAAAACATCGGCGACGTGGCTGGGAGCGTGTTGGAATCGTTCCAAGCTTCGTCTACTGCGCTTTTTACCTGGCTTGCCGATTTGATCCTGGTGCCGGTGGTAACCTTCTATTTGCTGCGCGACTGGGATTTGCTGGTTGCCAAAGTCCGTGAGTTACTTCCCCGGCGCATTGAGCCGGTGGTCAGTCATCTGGCCAGGGAATCCGATGAGGTGATCGGGGCGTTTCTGCGCGGTCAGGTCATCGTCATGGCAGCCTTGGGGGTGATCTACTCGGTCGGGCTGGCGGTGATTGGCCTGGATTTTTCGCTACTGATCGGAATGCTGGCCGGCTTGGTCAGCTTCGTACCCTATCTGGGCTTAATTACTGGCATTGTGGTGGCCAGCATCGCGGCGCTCATGCAATTTCACAGCGTGCTTAGTCTCATCCCTGTGATGATCGTTTTTGGTCTTGGCCAATTGATTAGCGATTTCTTCCTGACTCCGAAGCTGGTGGGCGACCGAATTGGTCTCCATCCAGTCGCAGTATTGTTCGCAGTGCTGGCCGGTGGTCATTTGTTCGGATTCTTCGGTATTCTGCTGGCGCTTCCCGTGGCGGCGGTCATTGCAGTGCTGTTGCACCATGCCCACGATGAATATCTTAAGAGTGTGTTTTACACCGATTGA
- the lnt gene encoding apolipoprotein N-acyltransferase, whose amino-acid sequence MNRALPWRDLLTPDFLQRYPLIVDLLVFVAGALLALAFAPFDFWPLAILLPVVLLWSWDHATPRQAALRGGLFGLGLFGFGIYWIYISLHDYGNAPAPFAVLATFLVILLMALYPALTGWLLARWGPPPGPLRWVLAFPALWTLLDWMRSWLFTGFPWLALGYSQIDAPLGQFAPCVGVFGVGWLVLLSAGLLRTLLHGQSQRWAQLSGLGLLAVLWLSAWGLGHIHWVTPTGSPLQIAIIQGNIAQDQKWRPDVLDTTLYHYIQLSLPEHERSQVIIWPETAIPAFYEQVRPFIDALAARARKDRVDYVTGIPTGSWETGIFRNSVAHIGSTVDFYHKRRLLPFGEYLPLRSFFLFFRDWVDIPMADFTAGDHDQPLLQVAGQPVGVSICFEAVFGSEIRKSLPGATWLINVSNDAWFKDSTAPHQHLQIARMRALEVGRYMARSTNTGISAILDEQGQIVVKGASFQAEVIRGEVQPLSGLTPYARWGDSPTMILVIALLLISLFLAQRKLATA is encoded by the coding sequence ATGAACAGAGCATTACCTTGGCGCGATCTTTTGACGCCCGACTTTCTGCAACGTTATCCGCTAATCGTTGACTTGCTGGTTTTCGTCGCTGGCGCGTTGCTGGCGCTGGCTTTTGCGCCGTTCGATTTCTGGCCGCTGGCTATTCTGCTGCCGGTTGTGCTGCTGTGGAGCTGGGATCACGCCACGCCACGTCAGGCCGCGCTGCGCGGCGGGCTGTTCGGACTAGGACTGTTCGGCTTTGGCATCTACTGGATCTACATCAGTCTGCATGATTACGGCAATGCTCCCGCCCCATTCGCAGTGCTGGCCACCTTCCTGGTCATTTTGCTAATGGCGCTCTATCCAGCACTCACTGGTTGGTTACTGGCGCGCTGGGGACCACCGCCGGGTCCATTGCGCTGGGTGCTGGCGTTCCCGGCGCTGTGGACTTTGCTGGACTGGATGCGCAGTTGGCTGTTTACCGGCTTTCCCTGGCTGGCGTTGGGCTACAGTCAGATCGATGCGCCGCTGGGTCAATTCGCGCCCTGCGTCGGCGTATTTGGCGTCGGCTGGTTGGTGCTGCTGAGCGCCGGACTGTTGCGGACCTTGCTGCATGGCCAGAGCCAGCGGTGGGCGCAGTTGAGCGGACTGGGATTGCTGGCGGTCTTATGGCTCAGCGCCTGGGGACTGGGGCACATTCACTGGGTCACGCCCACCGGCTCGCCACTACAGATCGCTATTATTCAGGGCAATATTGCTCAGGATCAGAAATGGCGACCGGACGTTCTCGATACAACCCTGTACCATTATATTCAGCTCAGTCTGCCTGAACATGAGCGCAGTCAGGTCATTATCTGGCCGGAAACAGCGATTCCGGCGTTTTATGAACAGGTACGCCCTTTCATAGACGCCCTGGCTGCACGGGCGAGAAAAGATCGGGTTGATTATGTGACGGGCATTCCCACCGGTTCCTGGGAAACCGGGATTTTTCGCAACAGCGTCGCCCATATCGGCTCAACAGTGGATTTTTATCACAAGCGACGCCTGTTGCCATTCGGCGAATATTTGCCATTACGCAGCTTTTTCCTGTTCTTCCGCGACTGGGTAGATATCCCGATGGCGGATTTTACCGCGGGCGACCACGACCAGCCGTTATTACAAGTCGCAGGCCAGCCTGTGGGCGTCTCTATCTGCTTTGAAGCGGTTTTCGGCAGCGAAATCCGCAAGTCGCTGCCTGGCGCGACCTGGTTAATTAATGTCAGCAACGATGCCTGGTTCAAGGATTCCACCGCCCCGCACCAGCATCTGCAAATCGCCCGGATGCGCGCATTAGAAGTTGGACGCTACATGGCGCGCAGCACTAATACCGGCATCTCCGCCATTCTCGACGAGCAGGGGCAAATCGTCGTCAAAGGCGCCTCGTTCCAGGCCGAAGTCATTCGTGGCGAGGTACAACCCTTAAGCGGGTTGACGCCTTATGCGCGCTGGGGGGATTCACCTACCATGATTTTGGTGATAGCCTTACTTTTAATCAGCTTGTTCCTTGCCCAACGTAAACTCGCCACGGCATGA
- a CDS encoding transglycosylase SLT domain-containing protein: MIERYPLFLSRSSFYSPRLLASRGVSFVGWQSWCWIWSGSSSLLTILLLLGACTTVPQPRNVSNACAIFTEYGDWYPDAKAASRRWGAPLPVLLAIIHQESTFRSDARPPPRTWYFGFIPGPRPTTAYGYSQALDSTWGDYIAATGNHNADRDKFDDAVDFVGWYIHQTFKRNHVAKHDAYHQYLAYHEGHGGFARGSYRKKPWLIKRAHEARQLADRYRAQLARCEPQLAGQQSSRWLF; this comes from the coding sequence ATGATTGAACGTTACCCACTCTTTCTGTCTCGCAGCAGCTTTTATTCACCACGTCTGCTGGCCAGCCGGGGAGTGTCTTTTGTTGGCTGGCAATCCTGGTGCTGGATCTGGAGCGGCTCCAGCAGCCTGTTGACCATTCTTCTGCTACTGGGCGCTTGCACTACAGTCCCGCAGCCGCGCAATGTCAGCAACGCCTGCGCCATTTTTACTGAATACGGCGACTGGTACCCCGATGCCAAAGCCGCCAGCCGACGTTGGGGGGCGCCATTGCCGGTTTTGTTAGCGATTATCCACCAGGAATCTACTTTCCGCTCCGACGCTCGTCCACCACCACGCACCTGGTACTTCGGCTTCATTCCCGGTCCACGCCCTACAACCGCTTACGGTTACAGTCAAGCGCTGGATAGCACCTGGGGCGACTATATCGCAGCGACCGGCAATCATAACGCCGACCGAGACAAATTCGACGATGCGGTGGATTTCGTGGGCTGGTATATTCATCAAACTTTTAAGCGCAACCACGTTGCCAAACATGATGCTTATCACCAGTATCTCGCCTATCATGAAGGCCACGGTGGTTTTGCCAGGGGCAGCTATCGGAAAAAACCCTGGTTGATCAAACGGGCGCACGAAGCCCGCCAGTTGGCGGATCGCTATCGCGCCCAACTGGCTCGTTGCGAACCTCAGTTAGCTGGCCAGCAATCGAGTCGGTGGTTGTTTTGA
- a CDS encoding zinc ribbon-containing protein, whose amino-acid sequence MNDVSNSSLLVRAYRQMMERVKNRLEELEQAEKAALPRLSASIEHAAEKAVEVGELTREEAQLIGGYLKRDLGDAGHYLTTTGRDLRAWLRFDLELLEDRLLDFFQRGVDQSRLDLLEFETPYERVEEEYYHSGEITGPGTLQCEQCGECVAYHAPAAIGPCLGCGGIRFLRVTDEP is encoded by the coding sequence ATGAACGATGTATCGAACAGTTCGCTGCTGGTGCGAGCCTACCGGCAAATGATGGAGCGGGTGAAAAATCGGCTGGAGGAACTGGAGCAAGCCGAGAAAGCAGCTTTGCCCCGGTTGAGCGCTAGTATCGAACATGCAGCGGAAAAAGCTGTGGAGGTCGGTGAACTGACTCGCGAGGAAGCACAGCTGATCGGTGGGTATCTGAAGCGGGATTTGGGGGATGCAGGTCACTATCTGACCACTACGGGACGCGATCTGCGCGCCTGGTTGCGTTTCGATCTGGAATTGTTGGAAGACCGGCTACTGGATTTTTTCCAGCGCGGCGTGGATCAGTCACGCCTGGATTTATTGGAGTTCGAAACGCCTTATGAACGGGTCGAGGAGGAGTATTACCATTCTGGTGAAATTACCGGGCCGGGCACTTTGCAGTGCGAACAGTGTGGCGAATGTGTGGCGTATCATGCGCCGGCTGCTATCGGTCCTTGTCTGGGGTGCGGGGGAATACGCTTTTTGCGGGTGACTGATGAACCATAA
- a CDS encoding HDOD domain-containing protein has product MKEIYFARQPIYNRNLEIEGYELFYRNRETDTTAQFLDAEIATSQIVLNTVTEVGLERIVGKHKAFINVARDFIMDGHLQGFAMPQLVFEIVADIVVDEPLLQILRELRAQGCCFVLDDYIENEAYQALLEIADYVKIDMLTTPEKEVRRLVPRLRQHKKIALMAERIETQSIQELCQTLKFDYLQGYHFSQPKLLKFQSVPTNQLAVLQLISKLHDPDIEIKKVEALISQDVSLTYKLLRYINSAYFNLPKRIDSIQRAVVMLGLRNIRSWVTLISLSNIENHRSDLITVALERAKMCELLADLLKIKQKDSGFTVGLLSVLDAMTQMPLEAILAALPLDDEINKALLYHEGPLGRILACTLAYERCDWDSLDNLGLEPNQLNEAYMTAVADAYQATYELLKGS; this is encoded by the coding sequence GTGAAGGAAATTTATTTTGCCCGTCAACCTATCTATAACCGCAACCTTGAAATCGAAGGTTACGAGTTGTTTTACCGAAACAGGGAGACGGATACCACTGCCCAGTTTCTTGATGCGGAAATCGCCACATCGCAAATCGTGCTGAACACGGTTACCGAAGTCGGTCTGGAGCGCATCGTGGGCAAGCACAAAGCATTTATCAATGTTGCCCGCGATTTCATCATGGATGGCCATTTGCAGGGTTTTGCAATGCCGCAATTGGTCTTCGAGATCGTCGCCGATATTGTGGTCGATGAGCCGTTGCTACAAATACTGCGTGAGTTGCGCGCGCAGGGGTGCTGCTTCGTTCTCGATGACTACATAGAGAATGAAGCTTATCAGGCGCTGCTGGAAATCGCCGATTACGTCAAGATCGACATGCTGACTACGCCCGAGAAGGAGGTGCGCCGCCTGGTTCCACGTTTGCGTCAGCACAAGAAAATCGCGCTGATGGCGGAGCGCATCGAAACGCAATCGATCCAGGAGCTTTGTCAGACTCTCAAGTTTGACTACCTGCAAGGTTATCACTTCTCCCAGCCCAAGTTGCTCAAGTTCCAGAGCGTTCCCACCAATCAATTAGCGGTGTTGCAACTGATCAGCAAGTTGCATGATCCCGACATTGAAATCAAAAAGGTCGAGGCGTTGATCAGCCAAGATGTTTCCCTGACCTACAAGTTGTTGCGCTACATCAATTCCGCCTACTTCAATCTGCCCAAACGCATCGACTCGATCCAGCGCGCAGTGGTGATGCTGGGGCTGAGAAATATTCGCTCCTGGGTTACGTTGATTTCACTCTCGAACATCGAAAATCATCGCAGCGATCTGATTACCGTTGCTCTGGAGCGGGCCAAGATGTGCGAATTGCTGGCGGATCTGTTGAAAATCAAGCAAAAGGATTCCGGGTTTACGGTCGGATTGCTGTCGGTGCTGGACGCCATGACTCAAATGCCGCTGGAGGCGATTCTGGCTGCGCTGCCATTGGATGATGAGATCAATAAGGCGCTGCTGTATCACGAAGGACCGCTAGGGCGCATTTTGGCCTGTACTCTGGCCTATGAACGCTGTGACTGGGATTCTCTCGATAACCTGGGTTTGGAGCCGAACCAGCTCAACGAAGCTTACATGACTGCAGTAGCGGATGCCTATCAGGCGACCTATGAATTACTCAAGGGTTCATAA